A genomic stretch from Xenopus laevis strain J_2021 chromosome 6S, Xenopus_laevis_v10.1, whole genome shotgun sequence includes:
- the LOC121395215 gene encoding uncharacterized protein LOC121395215: protein MERKVLMWNLRKLTMEGKVLIIKMILLPIMLHVALVFPPSYLYIRKLTRVCFKFLWGSTMEKLKRDYMYKEKINGGKDVPNLLLFFYVKYFCFCFKLLNTDGIFSCFLKYAAGMIFKHWFRVPLNSPVLLCPPKHYVVLEKAIRSFRLKEVNSEILGNQKQVTKVLKKNDEIVLSVSNFSQQKSKKVWRNVFGKYLANVHKDLSWAIVHQCLPTREFQHKRGMLARGKCPRNSCCNDETILHVFWNCPYAQELWKTVGPLFKQVGDLKNFNYQMVLYGLFICPSIKQFEICWMIINCLKNAIWKCRNILLFKTDVIDVKTCIRIAFSQMYIYFLRDKKYLGNEKAMLIWGFKQWNNIVK, encoded by the coding sequence atggaaaggaaGGTTTTAATGTGGAATTTGAGAAAGCTCACAATGGAAGGGaaagttttaatcataaaaatgatTCTATTACCTATTATGCTCCATGTGGCTCTGGTTTTCCCTCCTTCTTACTTATACATAAGAAAACTCACCAGGGTATGTTTTAAGTTTTTGTGGGGTTCAACAATGGAGAAATTAAAGAGAGATTATATGTATAAAGAGAAGATAAATGGCGGTAAAGATGTTCCCAaccttcttttattcttttatgttaaatatttctgcttttgttttaaacttttaaatacggATGGAATTTTTAGTTGCTTTCTTAAATATGCAGCAGGtatgatttttaaacattggttCCGGGTTCCTTTGAATTCACCTGTATTATTATGTCCCCCAAAGCACTATGTGGTACTTGAAAAGGCAATTAGATCCTTCCGCCTGAAAGAGGTCAACTCTGAAATATTGGGGAATCAAAAACAGGTTAccaaggttttaaagaaaaatgatgaaaTTGTTTTATCTGTTTCAAATTTTTCCCAGCAAAAATCTAAGAAAGTGTGGCGCAATGTGTTTGGGAAGTATCTTGCAAATGTCCACAAAGACCTCTCTTGGGCCATTGTCCACCAGTGCCTCCCCACGCGTGAATTCCAACATAAAAGGGGGATGTTGGCACGGGGGAAATGCCCGAGGAACTCATGCTGCAATGATGAGACCATATTACATGTGTTTTGGAATTGCCCCTATGCGCAAGAGCTCTGGAAAACAGTAGGACCTCTTTTTAAGCAAGTTGGGGAtcttaagaattttaattatcaAATGGTTTTATATGGTCTTTTTATTTGTCCATCCATAAAACAGTTTGAAATTTGTTGGATGATAattaattgtttgaaaaatgctatttggaaatgcagaaatattttactttttaaaactgatGTTATCGATGTTAAAACCTGTATTCGAATTGCTTTTagtcaaatgtatatttattttttaagagataAAAAATATCTCGGAAATGAAAAAGCAATGTTAATTTGGGGGTTTAAACAATGGAATAATATTGTCAAGTAA